Proteins encoded within one genomic window of Bombus terrestris chromosome 11, iyBomTerr1.2, whole genome shotgun sequence:
- the LOC100646190 gene encoding E3 ubiquitin-protein ligase hyd isoform X1 yields the protein MTSIHFVVHPLPGTDDQLNDRLKEVAEKINRYGFVTLPAFSGLKVAVKHIVVGPTHIALLTEDHKICRVAFTVLSDRLDLSKNEPNRNTNKNHVDNSNSAPNGGTSSGSGSRAGMSRSRARIMRGSSAIRGGGSNGGSSSGGRIGPPGVIMGGGSGSSSRPIASVPAPFVPEDLITQAQVVLQGKSRNLIIRELQRTNLDVNLAVNNLLSRDDEEGDDAEDAADTYVPEDLISLLDGGFSNEHSVIIDADSMFPEDMFGYTGMRNRGSSSRRIGNDREGERTSERDRDRDNFSKWRDRQYCGPRRWLESALKDSWDKDSDNKKKELAAQSPLWISEELEWWHERSSDLAPRFVQIASLYSELIAVSAGGQLYQWKWSESEPYKHTENPNIHHPKAPWLAVTTEKIVNISATAIRCSISTESGKVATWLDELVGHVASRLEHPAQTFTEFTLDKIVSLHTCALYTVAKLESGALYWWGVLPFAQRKKLWEKYKAKSRKHRSSTVSSNDISYGAHVCMKNSPIYHPGAIGFTIANGVPKVGQLLGAAWNLDSTYRFKILPAGTHLPNVNIEKRETNGNNGTSNINKTNHKETTDRLDMPPPPSPASSTCSDTGSITTSHKRQKRAAPRSEGESERKDEEEWQLKDVVFVEDVKTVPIGKVIKVDGCYVAVKFFSKDAKEKEIKEKDFSTSDFKDLTTEELIKLLADCRLLRKDEIQVIKSSMNPRAPDCFQRTPRRVNIVEGSNDSILSIATDGQGIHAIVKSANKLSYVVYNLSTGRYVQDCYIPSDVSSFLGLQPQNISLTSSGENIECSMILRDGNNTIYPLAKDCADAIRDPNWLDLVPVLCIGASTIPIPTCSNSTNMKNQVAVIALVFDNLLLMPRILRCDYESIKQVFCNLEQDHKNNATQIQSILMERCDGNRNILHACISMCSPTSNKENDQGIERELVSNTVDGPSAPIEEPIPTLSWPPEAFDNTSGEEDSLLSIGTASISMMNKSGKSVGATSNNTYIIDSVERRNNALLILKYMCESSVLAPHLKELLTAKDIQGQTPLMLAVSVRAYHAALILLDIIQRVGRDQKECSAMILPADANPDLSPLFVTCCNDTCSFTWTGTQHIDQDIFECKTCGLIGSLCCCTECARVCHRGHDCRIKITSPTAYCDCWEKCKCRALIAGHQGARYELLCRLVVNTDLVTKINSRGESILLFLVQTVGRQLIEQRQYRSALRQRSASASRKGPSSDGLDTYVPDMPDHDLEPPRFNRKALERLLDDWPAVQCMIMSGVSAHGNEQLFGDQGQLCRQSGTALLDKFTHSLLFKCSAEMLDTLLTTLIRELQNDTISGRQEEANNVARRFVRSVARIFVIFTIEMAPNTTKRRNTSQALQPLMKCRKVFQALIKLAVEELCETADSLIAPVRLGVARPTAPFTLTSSAMEVINGSEELFSIEPLIPHSGVSSQTLDATLQTQQGNNNITIARDVSAMDEAETGEEVPMDVDGDISEHEESGVSGTVAGQPLGEIDSNGGGVGEEQAGDGESDTELDLLAEAETESDSDDNHSNQDAASAQRSVQTGATAGSDGGMGSILLFPEDESGESSQQEDDESEAGETDEQDNEDFQIGDDQLERRSGSSGHLHRNNLAPVSMQWAIRNRDSSMRTAGLRVTGGSNLVFIDSTSLRRTTATSAVAAAQEPIIMGTSTTCLARAFGIVIRQIADLLVMMQDYKTLAPSLPRLMEITYQDALNLQMYLEGHLKPTWDWLLTVMDATEAQLRFGVSLTRSADPTHPEHPLNNASSLSGGNFSGLLNTAALSLTLQSNTGRNQRSGIATSSNISTPQASTRLTVGFAGVGEPSRNSREREGGDVYLARREFLSYCLSLMRAHNAEHRDSLPVLDVSALRHVAYVFDALVYYMRSPLSEPMSSRGETPKESSNYSSWNDQDENDNDEGEEYSSPVPTALETDSVDYPDLLQVPSCGSGNNSNSTPKGRKHPFLQRSDSTLCLGCPPLDPFDTVMSEALPLADQPHLLQPHSKREDLFGIPRQPATSAGPNQNPLEGLPTRLSLSARGADNQNIPTPTFSQIIQRSAFASSDARRSSVTIGDSTSTKHTEKAKSFNHTFAAEQIDRAPIIVSTNNQSDQASGSTKTNKDICKTNRSVIVRAGTVSESSLNKAGASEMMSTANEAIQNVTEEMDTSGSNQDASMTHETIETNPVSSIGSNISHNILLGRWSLSLDLFGRVFMEDVGLEAGSVVSELGGFQVKEAKFRRDMEKLRNAQQRDINLLKVERDRTQLLVQTMKELNTHYNLYNRRATNAPPLAVHRVKVTFKDEPGEGTGVTRSFYTAIAEALLANEKLPNLEAAQVGSKYTQYNVLRKLKSRDRDHDLRRQNPRSSGKCRETRRALSFEARVFHPSSSVEGSSNSGAGSSSSNSHPLPVSHPNNDHLTMHQQQLGDRLYPKVYALQPALAAKITGMLLELSPAQLLMLLASEDALRQKVEEAFELIRSHSQESAREALLDLDVFSLIARCGANKKKIENSILDDTEDNAPLFYSPGKRGFYTPRQGRASYERLNAFRNVGRLIGLCLLQNELCPIFLNRHVIKYILGRPIRFHDLAFFDSVIYESLRQLVIDSETKDSNSLFSALDLTFSIDLCPEEGGGSIELISNGRDIEVTASNVYDYVRKYAEVRMIKVQEKALHAMREGVFDVLPEGALDGLTSEDLRLLLNGVGDINVSVLISYTSFNDESGEPADRLAKFKRWLWSIVEKMSHSERQDLVYFWTGSPALPASEDGFQPMPSVTLRPADDHLPTANTCISRLYLPLYSSRHILRHKLLLAIQTKNFGFV from the exons ATTGAAGGAAGTGGCAGAAAAAATCAACAGATACGGATTTGTAACATTACCAGCATTTAGTGGATTGAAGGTTGCAGTAAAACATATTGTGGTTGGCCCAACACACATTGCTCTTCTCACAGAAGACCATAAAATTTGTAGAGTTGCATTTACAGTATTATCAGATAGATTGGATTTAAGCAAAAATGAACCAAATCGAAA CACAAACAAAAACCATGTTGATAACTCCAATTCAGCACCAAATGGTGGTACTAGTAGTGGAAGTGGAAGCAGAGCAGGAATGTCCAGATCACGTGCACGAATCATGCGTGGGAGTTCTGCCATTCGTGGAGGTGGTAGTAATGGAGGAAGTAGCAGTGGAGGCAGGATAGGTCCTCCAGGTGTAATTATGGGTGGAGGAAGTGGTAGCAGTTCGCGTCCTATTGCATCTGTACCAGCTCCATTTGTACCAGAAGATCTTATTACACAGGCTCAAGTGGTATTACAGGGAAAAAGTCGCAATCTTATTATTAGAGAATTACAG CGTACAAATTTAGATGTAAACTTAGCAGTAAATAATTTACTGTCACGGGATGATGAGGAAGGTGATGACGCTGAAGATGCAGCAGATACCTACGTTCCGGAAGATCTCATTTCATTACTAGATGGTGGATTTAGCAATGAGCATTCTGTTATCATTGATGCAGATTCTATGTTTCCTGAAGACATGTTTGGATATACAGGAATGAGAAA CCGAGGTAGTTCTTCACGCAGAATAGGTAATGACAGAGAAGGTGAACGTACTTCTGAGCGGGATAGAGATCGAGATAATTTCAGTAAATGGAGAGATCGTCAATATTGCGGTCCAAGACGTTGGCTGGAATCGGCACTTAAAGATTCTTGGGACAAAGATTCTg ataataaaaagaaagagttaGCTGCTCAAAGTCCATTATGGATATCAGAAGAATTAGAGTGGTGGCATGAACGTAGTAGTGATCTTGCCCCTCGTTTTGTACAAATCGCCTCGCTGTATAGTGAATTAATCGCTGTTTCTGCTGGGGGACAATTGTATCAATGGAAATGGTCGGAATCTGAACCATACAAACACACAGag AATCCAAATATACATCATCCGAAAGCTCCGTGGTTGGCAGTAACCACAGAAAAGATAGTTAATATATCTGCAACAGCTATACGATGTTCTATTAGTACTGAATCTGGCAAAGTAGCTACTTGGCTTGATGAACTTGTAGGTCATGTCGCTTCTCGTCTCGAACATCCAGCTCAAACTTTTACAGAATTTACATTGGACAAAATAGTATCCCTTCATACCTGTGCTTTGTATACGGTTGCTAAACTTGAAAGTGGTGCATTGTATTGGTG GGGTGTATTACCTTTTGCACAACGTAAAAAATTGTGGGAAAAATATAAGGCTAAATCGCGCAAACATAGATCATCCACAGTTTCATCAAATGATATTAGTTATGGCGCACATGTTTGTATGAAAAATAGTCCTATATATCATCCTGGAGCAATAg GTTTTACCATTGCCAATGGAGTTCCAAAAGTAGGACAGTTATTAGGAGCAGCATGGAATTTAGATAGCACTTACAGATTTAAGATATTACCAGCTGGAACTCATTTGCCCAATGTTAATAtagaaaaacgagaaacgaaTGGAAACAACGGAACGAGTAATATTAATAAGACAAATCACAAAGAAACTACTGATCGCCTTGATATGCCTCCTCCACCCTCACCAGCTTCGAGCACATGTAGTGATACTGGCAGTATCACGACAAGTCATAAGAGACAAAAGCGAGCTGCACCTCGAAGTGAGGGAGAGTCAGAGCGAAAGGATGAAGAGGAATGGCAATTAAAGGATGTTGTTTTTGTAGAAGATGTAAAAACAGTTCCCATTGGTAAAGTTATAAAAGTTGACGGTTGTTATGTCGCTGTAAAATTCTTCTCGAAAGatgcgaaggaaaaagaaattaaagaaaaagatttcagTACTTCAGATTTTAAAGATTTAACAACTGAAGAGTTAATTAAATTGCTAGCTGATTGTAGATTGTTAAGGAAAGATGAAATACAAGTAATAAAATCATCCATGAATCCAAGAGCTCCAGACTGTTTCCAACGAACTCCCAGAAGAGTGAATATTGTTGAAGGATCAAATGATAGCATTTTGAGCATTGCTACTGACGGACAAGGAATCCATGCAATAGTAAAAAGTGCAAACAAATTAAGTTATGTTGTGTATAATTTAAGTACTGGAAGATATGTACAAGATTGTTATATTCCATCGGATGTATCATCATTCTTGGGTCTGCAGCCTCAAAATATCAGCCTGACAAGTTCCGGAGAGAATATAGAGTGTTCCATGATACTTAGAGAtggaaataatactatctaTCCATTAGCAAAGGATTGCGCTGATGCTATCCGTGATCCAAATTGGTTGGATTTAGTTCCAGTTCTGTGCATTGGTGCTTCAACTATTCCCATACCAACTTGTTCAAATTCAACCAATATGAAAAATCAAGTTGCAGTTATTGCATTAGTATTTGATAATCTTTTATTAATGCCACGCATATTAAGGTGCGATTATGAGAGTATTAAGCAAGTATTTTGCAATTTGGAACAAGATCACAAAAACAATGCAACACAGATTCAATCAATATTAATGGAACGTTGCGATGGTAATCGCAATATTTTGCATGCTTGCATTAGTATGTGCTCACCAACTTCGAATAAAGAAAATGATCAAG gTATTGAACGTGAGTTAGTTTCAAACACTGTTGATGGTCCATCTGCACCTATTGAGGAACCAATTCCAACTTTAAGTTGGCCACCAGAAGCTTTTGATAATACGTCAGGAGAAGAAGACAGTTTACTTAGCATTGGTACTGCTAGCATATCAATGATGAACAAATCAGGTAAAA GTGTCGGAGCAACATCAAATAACACCTACATCATAGACTCTgtggaaagaagaaataatgcATTACTTATATTAAAGTATATGTGTGAAAGTAGTGTGTTAGCACCTCACCTGAAAGAACTACTCACGGCAAa AGATATTCAAGGTCAGACACCATTAATGCTTGCTGTATCAGTTCGGGCATATCACGCAGCTCTTATTTTATTAGACATTATTCAAAGAGTTGGAAGAGATCAGAAAGAATGTTCGGCTATGATACTTCCTGCGGATGCTAATCCAGATTTATcaccgttattcgttacatgTTGCAACGATACATGCAGTTTCACATGGACTGGGACTCAACACATCGATCAAGATATTTTCGAATGCAAAACTTGCGGCTTGATTGGATCTTTGTGTTGCTGTACAGAATGTGCTCGCGTTTGTCACAGAGGACATGATTGCAGAATAAAGATAACATCCCCTACAGCTTATTGTGATTGCTGGGAAAAGTGCAAATGTCGAGCGCTCATTGCAGGCCATCAAGGTGCTCGTTACGAACTCCTTTGTCGTCTCGTAGTGAATACTGATCTTGTCACGAAGATAAACTCACG gGGGGAAAGTATTTTACTCTTCTTGGTTCAGACTGTTGGAAGACAATTGATCGAACAACGGCAGTACCGTTCTGCACTGCGGCAACGCTCAGCATCTGCAAGTCGAAAAGGGCCTTCCTCAGAtg GATTAGATACTTATGTACCAGATATGCCGGATCACGATTTAGAACCTCCTCGCTTTAATCGAAAAGCGTTGGAAAGATTATTGGATGATTGGCCAGCTGTTCAATGTATGATTATGTCAGGAGTTTCTGCACATGGAAATGAACAGTTATTTGGAGATCAAGGCCAATTATGTCGTCAAAGCGGTACTGCTCTACTCGATAAATTTACTCACTCGCTATTATTTAAGTGTAGTGCAGag ATGCTCGATACTCTTCTGACAACTCTAATACGAGAATTACAAAATGATACTATATCCGGACGACAAGAAGAAGCAAATAATGTTGCTCGCCGATTTGTTCGATCTGTGGCCCGAATATTTGTGATCTTCACAATAGAAATGGCACCGAATACGACAAAACGAAGAAA TACTAGCCAGGCATTGCAACCTCTAATGAAATGTCGTAAAGTGTTCCAAGCATTGATTAAATTAGCTGTTGAAGAATTATGTGAAACTGCCGATTCACTGATAGCACCCGTGAGATTAGGTGTTGCTCGCCCGACAGCACCATTTACATTGACGAGCTCAGCAATGGAAGTAATCAATGGCTCTGAAGAGTTGTTTTCTATCGAGCCACTAATACCTCATAGTGGTGTTAGTTCCCAAACTCTGGATGCTACTTTACAAACGCAAcaaggaaataataatattactattgCCAGGGACGTTTCTGCTATGGATGAGGCAGAAACTGGTGAAG AAGTTCCTATGGACGTTGATGGCGACATTAGCGAACATGAAGAATCTGGGGTTTCTGGAACTGTCGCTGGTCAACCATTAGGTGAGATTGATAGTAATGGCGGAGGTGTAGGTGAGGAACAAGCAGGAGATGGCGAATCCGATACAGAGCTCGATCTTTTGGCGGAAGCGGAAACAGAGTCGGACTCCGATGACAATCACAGCAATCAAGATGCAGCGTCTGCGCAGCGTAGTGTACAAACTGGTGCTACAGCAGGTTCTGATGGTGGAATGGGATCTATCTTATTATTCCCGGAAGACGAATCTGGAGAATCAAGCCAGCAAGAAGATGATGAAAGTGAAGCAGGAGAAACTGATGAACAAGATAACGAAGATTTTCAGATTGGTGATGATCAATTGGAACGACGAAG TGGTTCATCTGGccatttacatcgtaataatctCGCGCCTGTTTCTATGCAATGGGCGATACGTAATCGCGACTCAAGTATGCGTACAGCTGGATTACGGGTAACAGGTGGCAGTAATCTGGTTTTTATTGACTCTACATCTTTAAGACGCACTACTGCAACATCTGCTGTTGCAGCTGCACAAGAACCTATAATTATGGGTACTAGTACTACTTGTTTGGCACGTGCATTTGGAATTGTTATTCGACAGATAGCTGATCTTTTGGTTATGATGCAAGATTATAAAACATTAGCGCCTTCTTTGCCGCGATTAATGGAAATTACTTATCAAGATGCGCTCAACCTGCAG ATGTATCTCGAGGGGCACTTGAAACCTACGTGGGATTGGCTGCTCACAGTTATGGATGCCACGGAGGCACAACTAAGATTTGGTGTGTCTCTGACACGTAGTGCGGATCCTACGCATCCAGAACATCCGCTGAACAATGCTTCATCTTTGTCTGGAGGCAATTTCTCTGGATTGTTGAATACAGCGGCTTTATCGTTAACATTGCAATCTAATACAGGTCGTAATCAACGCAGTGGTATCGCTACGAGCTCCAATATCTCCACTCCACAAGCTTCTACAAGACTCACCGTTGGTTTTGCAGGCGTTGGCGAACCTTCAAGAAACAGTAGAGAACGCGAAG GTGGCGATGTATACTTGGCAAGACGTGAATTTTTGTCTTATTGCCTGTCCTTAATGCGTGCTCATAATGCCGAACACAGGGATAGCTTGCCAGTATTAGATGTTTCTGCACTAAGACATGTAGCATACGTTTTCGATGCGTTAGTATATTATATGCGTTCGCCACTATCAGAACCAATGTCATCACGAGGAGAGACTCCAAAGGAATcatcaaattattcaagttgGAACGATCAG GATGAAAATGATAATGACGAGGGAGAAGAATATAGTTCTCCAGTTCCCACTGCATTGGAGACAGATTCCGTTGATTATCCTGATTTACTTCAGGTTCCTAGTTGCGGGTCAGGAAATAATAGTAACAGTACACCAAAAGGAAGAAAGCATCCCTTTTTACAAAGATCAGACTCCACCTTATGTCTTGGTTGCCCTCCCCTTGATCCCTTTGATACTGTCATGAGCGAGGCCTTACCATTAGCTGATCAACCACATCTATTGCAACCCCATTCAAAGCGAGAGGATCTCTTTGGTATACCAAGACAACCAGCAACAAGCGCAGGTCCTAATCAAAATCCGTTAGAGGGATTACCCACAAGACTTAGTCTGTCTGCACGTGGTGCTGATAATCAGAATATCCCCACACCGACATTTAGTCAAATTATTCAAAGATCTGCCTTTGCATCGTCAGATGCAAGACGTAGCTCTGTAACGATCGGAGATTCGACGTCTACAAAGCATACG GAAAAGGCAAAATCGTTCAATCACACATTTGCTGCGGAGCAAATTGATCGAGCTCCAATCATCGTTTCTACTAATAATCAAAGCGATCAAGCATCGGGAAGTACCAAAACCAATAAAGATATCTGTAAAACGAATAGAAGCGTTATTGTTAGAGCTGGAACTGTTTCg gaATCGAGTTTAAATAAAGCTGGTGCATCAGAAATGATGTCTACAGCAAATGAAGCAATACAGAATGTAACGGAGGAGATGGACACATCTGGTTCAAATCAAGATGCGTCTATGACTCATGAAACGATTGAAACAAATCCAGTCTCGTCTATTGGATCTAATATATCACATAACATTTTATTGGGTCGTTGGAGCTTGTCTCTTGATTTGTTTGGACGAGTTTTCATGGAGGATGTAGGATTAGAAGCTGGTTCAGTTGTATCCGAGTTAGGAGGTTTCCAAGTAAAAGAAGCGAAATTCCGTAGAGATATGGAGAAACTTCGGAATGCACAGCAAAGAGACATTAATCTGTTAAAA GTCGAACGGGATAGAACACAACTATTAGTGCAAACGATGAAGGAATTAAATACacattacaatttatataatagacGTGCCACTAATGCACCGCCGTTAGCCGTGCATCGTGTTAAAGTGACTTTCAAGGATGAACCTGGTGAAGGCACTGGAGTAACTAGAAGTTTTTATACCGCGATTGCCGag GCATTGCTTGCAAATGAAAAACTGCCTAATCTCGAAGCAGCACAAGTGGGATCAAAatatacacaatataatgtACTTCGGAAGCTAAAAAGTAGAGATCGTGATCATGATTTAAGACGACAA AATCCTCGATCTTCTGGAAAATgtcgagagacgcgtagagcATTGTCTTTTGAAGCTCGAGTTTTTCATCCATCCAGTTCTGTTGAAGGAAGCAGTAATTCTGGAGCTGGTAGTTCATCCTCCAATTCTCATCCGTTACCTGTTAGTCACCCAAATAATGATCACTTGACCATGCATCAACAACAACTCGGGGACAGGCTATATCcaaaa GTTTATGCATTGCAACCCGCATTAGCTGCTAAAATAACTGGTATGCTGTTAGAGTTGTCCCCTGCACAGCTGTTGATGTTACTAGCTTCAGAAGACGCTCTGCGGCAAAAAGTAGAGGAAGCATTTGAATTAATCCGTAGTCATAGTCAGGAGTCAGCAAGGGAAGCGCTGTTGGATCTCGATGTATTCAGCTTGATCGCACGTTGTGGGGCTAATAAGAAAAAGATTGAGAACAGTATTTTGGATGATACCGAAGACAATGCTCCACTTTTCTATTCCCCGGGAAAGAGAGGTTTTTACACTCCACGACAGGGAAGAGCCAGTTACGAGCGATTGAACGCATTCAGAAATGTGGGCAG ACTTATAGGATTGTGTCTTTTGCAAAACGAGTTGTGCCCAATATTTTTGAATCGTCatgtaataaaatacattttgggAAGACCGATCCGTTTCCACGATCTTGCATTTTTTGACTCTGTAATTTATGAAAGCTTAAGGCAACTCGTTATTGATTCCGAAACCAAGGATAGTAACAGTCTATTCTCTGCTCTTGATCTTACATTCAG TATTGATTTGTGTCCCGAAGAAGGAGGTGGATCGATTGAACTTATTTCTAACGGACGTGATATAGAAGTGACAGCAAGTAATGTTTACGATTATGTACGCAAATATGCGGAAGTTCGTATGATTAAGGTACAAGAGAAAGCTTTGCATGCTATGAGAGAAGGAGTGTTTGACGTGCTACCCGAAGGAGCACTCGATGGTTTAACATCCGAAGACTTAAGGCTCCTGTTAAATGGGGTCGGTGATATTAACGTTTCCGTTTTGATATCGTATACTTCCTTCAACGACGAATCAGGAGAACCTGCCGATAGATTAGCTAAATTTAAACGCTGGTTGTGGTCTATTGTTGAGAAAATGTCTCATTCAGAACGACAAGACTTG GTATATTTCTGGACAGGATCTCCGGCACTACCAGCAAGTGAAGATGGTTTTCAACCAATGCCAAGTGTGACATTACGACCAGCAGATGATCATCTACCAACTGCAAATACATGTATTTCCCGACTATATCTTCCATTGTACAGCTCTCGTCACATATTAAGACATAAACTACTACTTGCTATTCAGACAAAGAATTTCGGATTTGTATGA